The following coding sequences are from one Humulus lupulus chromosome X, drHumLupu1.1, whole genome shotgun sequence window:
- the LOC133806145 gene encoding uncharacterized protein LOC133806145, translated as MPFGLKNARALQEFAIIRKYRMKLNPKKYTFGIASGKFMGFILSSRGIEANLDKIKALIEMSSPQKHIDVQSLTGRIAALSRFVSKSTNKCISFFNILRKCQRFKWMAECEEAFQKLKEHLAQVPILSKLVDGESLYLYLFMSENAISTALVWEKGKVQLSVYYVRKRLLGGESRYPLIEKLTFLLLIASQKLRHYFQANAIKILTNHPLRQELQKPKSSGRLLKWAMKLSQFDIAYVPRISIKGQALADFIVECTGITEDEEPINPVTPLWKVFVDGALNENGVGAEIILISPQGHQLQSALHFQFEVSNNEAEHEAMLAGLRLAREVGAASIKIYSYSQLVVRQISGEYQTKGERMAAYVTRARELLQSFKKYLICQIPREQNVFAETLAKLATDVEAELLGLVPINHLPVPSNQAPVINTVDYSTSWMGPLSSTT; from the coding sequence atgcccttcgggctcaaaaacgccaGAGCCCTTCAGGAGTTTGCCATCATTCGGAAGTataggatgaagctgaaccccaagaAGTACACCTTTGGCATCGCATCTGGAAAGTTCATGGGCTTCATATTAAGCTCacgaggaatagaagccaacctggATAAGATCAAAGCCCTAATCGAAATGTCCTCACCACAGAAGCACATAGATGTTCAGAGCTTGACGGGAAGAATAGCGGCCCTAAGCCGTTTTGTCTCGAAGTCCACGAACAAGTGCATCTCGTTCTTCAATATCCTTCGCAAATGCCAAAGGTTCAAATGGATGGCTGaatgtgaagaggccttccaaaaGTTGAAGGAACATCTGGCCCAAGTGCCAATCTTGTCAAAGCTAGTGGATGGGGAGTCGTTATACCTATATCTGTTCATGTCTGAGAATGCCATCAGCACTGCACTAGTGTGGGAAAAGGGAAAGGTCCAGCTCTCAGTCTATTACGTGAGAAAAAGGTTGTTGGGCGGGGAGTCCAGATACCCGTTAATTGagaaattaacatttttattattGATAGCGTCCCAGAAGCTGAGACATTACTTTCAGGCCAACGCCATAAAGATATTGACAAATCATCCCCTACGACAAGAATTACAGAAACCCAAatcatcgggaagactcttgaAATGGGCCATGAAGCTCAGTCAGTTTGACATTGCATATGTCCCTAGGATttccatcaaggggcaagccctggccgacttcatcgtggagtgtACAGGGATCACTGAAGATGAAGAACCCATCAACCCCGTCACGCCTttatggaaggtcttcgtggatgGAGCCTTAAATGAAAATGGGGTTGGGGCCgagatcatcttaatatcccccCAAGGACATCAGTTGCAGAGCGCCCTACACTTCCAGTTTGAAGTGTCGAACAATGAGGCTGAGCATGAAGCCATGTTAGCCGGATTACgtctggcccgggaggtaggagcAGCAAGTATAAAAATCTACAGCTactcccaattggtggtcagGCAAATTTCAGGGGAATACCAAACAAAGGGGGAAAGGATGGCCGCCTACGTGACGCGAGCCCGGGAGTTACTCCAATCCTTCAAGAAATATCTCATCTGCCAAATCCccagggaacaaaatgtgtttgcaGAGACATTGGCAAAGTTGGCCACAgatgttgaagcagaactcttAGGGCTTGTCCCGATCAACCATCTTCCTGTACCTAGTAATCAGGCCCCCGTAATCAACACTGTAGATtactccacgtcctggatgggCCCCCTCTCATCCACTACTTAA